The Amycolatopsis methanolica 239 nucleotide sequence CAGCAGGTTGCCCACGATCAGGCCGATGGCCAGCGCGAACGTGGACATCACCAGGAAGTAGCCGATGGCCATCAGGCCGACCTTGCCGACCTTCGCGGCCTTGGCGACCGACCCGATGCCGAGCACGATCGTGCAGAAGATGATGGGGGAGATCATCATCTTGATCAGGTTCACGAAGCCGGTGCCGAGCCAGGCCAGGCTCTTGCCGAAGTCGGGGAACAGGATCCCGACCGCGACACCGAGGACGACCGCGGCGATGACCGCGAGGTAGAGGTAGTGCATCCGGTCGCGGCGCGGCTTCGCGCCAGCCGGTGGTGCCGTAGGCAACGTTGCCTCCTGTGGGGACGTGCCGCGCCCAGTCCGGCGCAGTTCGCGTGGAACTATCGGCCACGGGTATGACCGCCGTCACCGTTGTGTTCATAGAGTTCGCGGCGCGACCGGCGTCCCCGGACGGGTGGCCCGGCGGGTGTGCTGGGATGGCGGGGTGCGGATCACGAGCAGGCGCTGGAGCCTCGCGCGGCAGCTGCTCCTGCTGCAGGTGGCGGGAGTGGCAGTGCTGGTCGCGGTGGGGGCGCTGCTGGCCTACTTCGACGCCGCCCGCGCGGTGGACGCCCGGGCGCAGGACAAGGTGGTCGCCATCGCGAGCACCCTCGCCGACTCGCCGACGGTGCTCTCCGCCTTGAGACTGCCCGCACCGAGCACCGAACTGCAACCCTTCGCCGAGCAGGTGCGGCGCGACACCGGGGTCGACTTCATCACGATCATGGACCCCGGCGGCATCCGCTACACCCACCCGAACCCGGAGCTGATCGGGCAGCGGTTCCTCGGCACGATCGACGTCGCCCGGCAGGGCCGCGTCTACACCGAGACCTACACGGGCACGCTCGGTCCGTCGATGCGCGCGGTGGTGCCGGTGTTCGACCCGGAGCGGCGCGTGGTCGCGCTGGTGTCGGCGGGCATCAAGGTCGACGCCATCTCGGCCGCCCTGGCGCAGCGGATCTGGACGCTCGCCGCGGTGGCCGGGGCCGCCCTGGTGGTGGGTGTCGCGGGCAGCTACCTGGTCAGCAGCAGGCTGCGGCGGCAGACCCGCGGTCTCGCCCCGGCCGAGCTGAGCAGCATCTTCGCCTACTACGAGGCGACCCTGCACGCGGTGCGCGAGGGGCTCGTGCTGGTCGGCGCGGACGAGCGGGTGGTGCTGTGCAACGACGCCGCCCGCGACCTGCTCGGGCTCGGCGCCGACCCGACCGGCAGGGCGGTCACCGAGCTGGGTCTGCCGCCGAGCCTGGTCGGGGCGCTGCGCGGCCAGGAGCCCCGGCGCGACGAGATCCACCTGACCGACGTGCGGGTGCTGGTGGTGAGCACTGCGCCGGTGCGGTCCCGCGCCCGCGCGAAGGACCACGGCACCGTCGTCACCCTGCGCGACCACACCGACCTGCAGCTGCTCACCGGCGAGCTGACCACCGCGCGCGGGCTCGCCGAGTCGCTGCGGTCGCAGGCGCACGAGGCGGCCAACCGCCTGCACACGGTGGTGTCCCTGGTGGAGATGGGCCGCACGCAGGAGGCGATCGAGTTCGCCACTGCGGAGCTGGAGATCGCGCAGCGGCTCACCGACCAGGTGGTCGGCGCGGTGTCCGAACCGGTGCTGGCCGCGCTGCTGCTCGGCAAGACCGCCGAGGCCAGCGAGCGTGGCGCCGAACTGGTGCTGACCGACGACACCGCCATCGAGGACACCGACACCGGCATCGAGCCGCGTGACCTGATCACCGTGCTGGGCAACCTGATCGACAACGCGATCGACGCGGCCATCGAGGCCGCGGGCGAGCGACCGGAGCGGCCGCGGGTCACGGTGACCGCGAAGATCGAGGGGGAGGAGCTGCTGTTGCGGGTCGCCGACAATGGCCGGGGCGTGCCGGACGAGGCGC carries:
- a CDS encoding ATP-binding protein, encoding MRITSRRWSLARQLLLLQVAGVAVLVAVGALLAYFDAARAVDARAQDKVVAIASTLADSPTVLSALRLPAPSTELQPFAEQVRRDTGVDFITIMDPGGIRYTHPNPELIGQRFLGTIDVARQGRVYTETYTGTLGPSMRAVVPVFDPERRVVALVSAGIKVDAISAALAQRIWTLAAVAGAALVVGVAGSYLVSSRLRRQTRGLAPAELSSIFAYYEATLHAVREGLVLVGADERVVLCNDAARDLLGLGADPTGRAVTELGLPPSLVGALRGQEPRRDEIHLTDVRVLVVSTAPVRSRARAKDHGTVVTLRDHTDLQLLTGELTTARGLAESLRSQAHEAANRLHTVVSLVEMGRTQEAIEFATAELEIAQRLTDQVVGAVSEPVLAALLLGKTAEASERGAELVLTDDTAIEDTDTGIEPRDLITVLGNLIDNAIDAAIEAAGERPERPRVTVTAKIEGEELLLRVADNGRGVPDEARRRVFERGWTTKPDGHGLGLALVGQVVRRNGGRVDVASGEGAVFTVRLPVRQEVPR